The following proteins are co-located in the Methanobrevibacter sp. TMH8 genome:
- the rbr gene encoding rubrerythrin, which yields MSETLKNLTKAFIGESQARNRYTFYAKQAKKDGYEQISEIFLQTAENEREHAKWLFRLINEIKENDDDIEVVAEAPSVLGDTVANLKSAIAGEHFENSEMYPEFAKVAQEEGFTEIASRLRAIGQAEVHHEERYKMLLKIVEDGTVLKKDKEVKWMCRKCGRVQVGKEPPEKCPACDHPAKYFEIICDEF from the coding sequence TTCATTGGTGAAAGCCAAGCTAGAAACAGATATACTTTTTATGCAAAACAAGCGAAAAAAGATGGTTATGAGCAAATATCAGAGATATTTCTCCAAACTGCAGAAAATGAGAGAGAACATGCTAAATGGCTGTTCAGACTTATTAATGAAATCAAAGAAAATGATGACGATATTGAAGTAGTTGCAGAAGCACCTAGTGTATTAGGAGATACTGTAGCTAATTTAAAATCAGCTATAGCTGGAGAACATTTTGAAAACAGTGAAATGTACCCAGAATTTGCAAAAGTAGCTCAAGAAGAAGGATTTACAGAAATAGCTAGTAGATTAAGAGCTATTGGTCAAGCTGAAGTTCATCATGAAGAAAGATATAAAATGTTACTTAAAATAGTTGAAGATGGTACTGTTCTTAAAAAAGATAAAGAAGTAAAATGGATGTGCCGTAAATGTGGACGTGTACAAGTTGGTAAGGAACCTCCTGAAAAATGTCCTGCATGTGATCATCCTGCAAAATACTTTGAAATCATCTGTGATGAATTCTAA
- a CDS encoding desulfoferrodoxin, with translation MTKLNEIYRCNVCGNMVEVVKEGEGQLVCCGENMELLEERQLDVGPEKHIPIIEKDGDKIVVKIGEVPHPMIEEHHICFVELFVGDKIYRKFLNAGDEPKAVFEVCADIDDLRAREYCNVHGLWHS, from the coding sequence ATGACAAAACTCAATGAAATATACAGATGTAATGTCTGTGGAAATATGGTTGAAGTAGTAAAAGAAGGAGAAGGTCAATTAGTCTGCTGTGGAGAAAATATGGAGTTATTAGAAGAAAGGCAGCTAGATGTTGGACCTGAAAAACATATTCCGATTATTGAAAAAGACGGGGATAAAATTGTTGTAAAAATCGGAGAAGTTCCTCATCCAATGATAGAAGAACACCACATATGCTTTGTTGAACTATTTGTTGGAGACAAAATCTATCGTAAGTTTTTAAATGCTGGCGATGAACCTAAAGCTGTTTTCGAAGTCTGTGCAGACATCGATGATTTACGAGCTCGTGAATATTGTAATGTTCACGGTTTATGGCATTCTTAA
- a CDS encoding DUF2121 domain-containing protein — protein sequence MSLIIAYVGKKGCVMASDKRRIAYFGEKDKREELEDELYSGLITNDDDLKKRASELDITLKISDDATKIRYIENVIVGEVSSRSTTETRRKRIYGTSNGYQIIEMLGSDITNSEKGENAIILFGNKISKSIANDLISKKWKDNVSLKYMGDIFEAVLSEVSTKTPSLGKKSDVMIVHPEFNKDEAQTHLDETIKRDVQLLGKWRDKLKEDLIEQNETIQLATKIIDEGKVGVVSEVDGSILQVTLNEDVQAYDTNWKQLAKPQERVIMISDKENIEVGDEIVIENEVLCSKRTKTGLKCDIILCNL from the coding sequence ATGAGTTTAATAATTGCTTATGTAGGTAAAAAAGGATGTGTCATGGCTAGTGACAAAAGAAGAATAGCTTATTTTGGTGAAAAAGATAAACGTGAAGAATTAGAAGATGAACTATATTCTGGGCTAATTACAAATGATGATGATCTTAAAAAAAGAGCTAGTGAACTTGATATAACTTTAAAAATTAGTGATGATGCAACTAAAATACGATATATTGAAAATGTTATTGTAGGTGAAGTAAGTTCAAGAAGTACTACTGAAACTAGACGTAAACGTATTTATGGAACTAGCAATGGATATCAAATTATCGAAATGTTAGGTTCTGATATTACTAATTCTGAAAAAGGAGAAAATGCAATAATCTTATTTGGAAATAAAATATCAAAATCTATAGCTAATGATTTAATAAGCAAGAAATGGAAAGATAATGTAAGTTTGAAATATATGGGTGATATATTTGAAGCTGTTTTAAGTGAAGTTTCAACTAAAACTCCTTCATTAGGTAAAAAATCGGATGTTATGATTGTTCATCCTGAATTTAATAAAGATGAAGCTCAAACTCATTTAGATGAAACAATTAAAAGAGATGTTCAACTTTTAGGCAAATGGAGAGATAAGCTAAAAGAAGACCTAATTGAACAAAATGAAACTATCCAATTAGCTACTAAAATCATAGATGAAGGGAAAGTCGGTGTTGTTTCTGAAGTAGATGGTTCTATTTTACAAGTAACTCTAAATGAAGACGTTCAAGCCTATGATACTAATTGGAAACAACTAGCTAAACCTCAAGAAAGAGTAATAATGATCTCTGATAAAGAAAATATAGAAGTCGGAGACGAAATTGTCATTGAAAATGAAGTACTCTGTAGCAAAAGAACAAAAACCGGCCTTAAATGTGATATAATTTTATGTAACCTTTAG
- a CDS encoding transglutaminase domain-containing protein — protein MRGENVMIKQIKHDKIVIGLLMLFMTLALSCAATSAADFQIIQDEIDSGSNTINLGNGLYTPGTADTINVNKNNVVIRGQSASSKAILDGQGGNSRIMRISGDNVRLENLIFRNADVDSSYGAGVYAAGSNLTIINCEFINNKGINGGLILHEDSTNALIQNCIFVNNKAAYLDTNGGGGGAGGAIDSHSSNGRIINCTFTNNSGINGGGALYFIIGTNNTISGCTFTGNSAPRGGAIWAGTSGTTLTVSSSIFNNNKATGNGGAIYSNNRISISSSSFNKNTANNNGGGLYTTGTSRSTVTGSKFTNNSAKNGGGIYNNAPLSISSSNFASNKASSNGGGIYANKDLNISGGSIKSNTAANCGSGIYKSAGTLRTSKVSMGSNLAKVVSITLKAPTVVKPNKGLTVNFALKTGDNIGGAIYNKNGNVYINGTRRNILTYTPSKTFSTVIAGNSKKITSNLNGVATRTYSVGVKSKSNIVVKISYSQGGKTWSVSNSVKVSSTAKSTIRTSVSNKSTTNKPSTKNNSSSTTIKSGNNVKIPFLNHENAHLASLINLSNYNVNSKKISYWNLKKNSNVVTDYFYMVNNSGWYRGTNSSGVLKWTTKLSKVPTTHGNWLSITRKSNGSYSIGNVVSKHTKATSDNKLMYFVSSRKTSINHKSLTPYIRYTYELTNKKTGSKVSYHFYEKSDSSIYLLIDDSSKKLKDYGDYLVNSKKAPTDNKAITSLTKSIISEISGELTPTKKAEALFNWVKNNIKYPPKSRFYECTKKMAIGTLSSKEANCVDQSSLLISMLRTAKIPSKYIHYKSCTFSSGSVYGHVWVSVFVGNWVESDTTSSRNSFGKIVNFSNRKTKHGPHIIIDI, from the coding sequence ATGCGAGGTGAAAATGTTATGATAAAACAAATAAAACATGATAAAATTGTTATAGGACTATTAATGTTATTTATGACTTTAGCTCTGTCGTGTGCAGCTACTTCAGCTGCTGATTTTCAGATTATTCAAGATGAGATTGATTCTGGTTCTAATACTATTAATTTAGGTAATGGGTTGTATACTCCTGGAACTGCTGATACTATTAATGTTAATAAAAATAATGTTGTTATTAGGGGTCAATCTGCGAGTTCTAAGGCTATTTTGGATGGTCAAGGTGGTAATTCTAGGATTATGCGTATTTCAGGAGATAATGTTCGTTTAGAAAATTTGATTTTTAGAAATGCAGATGTTGATTCATCATATGGTGCTGGTGTTTATGCTGCAGGTAGTAATTTAACCATTATTAATTGTGAATTTATTAATAATAAAGGCATTAATGGTGGACTCATTCTACATGAAGATTCAACTAATGCTTTAATTCAAAATTGTATTTTTGTAAATAATAAGGCTGCTTATCTGGATACCAATGGTGGTGGTGGAGGAGCAGGAGGAGCTATTGACTCCCACTCTTCAAACGGAAGAATAATAAACTGTACATTTACTAATAATTCAGGGATTAATGGTGGAGGTGCTTTGTACTTTATTATTGGAACTAATAACACAATAAGTGGTTGTACTTTCACTGGTAATTCTGCTCCAAGAGGTGGTGCAATATGGGCAGGAACATCTGGAACAACACTAACTGTTAGCTCATCTATTTTTAATAATAATAAAGCAACTGGCAATGGAGGAGCAATATATTCAAATAACAGAATTTCAATTAGCTCTAGTTCTTTTAATAAAAATACTGCAAATAATAATGGTGGAGGACTTTATACAACTGGTACTAGTAGAAGTACTGTAACAGGTTCTAAATTTACTAATAATTCTGCTAAAAATGGTGGTGGAATTTATAATAATGCACCATTGAGTATTTCTTCATCAAATTTTGCATCTAATAAAGCTAGTTCTAATGGTGGAGGAATATATGCTAATAAAGATTTAAATATTAGTGGAGGTAGTATTAAGAGTAATACTGCTGCTAATTGTGGTAGTGGAATATATAAGAGTGCTGGTACTTTAAGAACTTCTAAAGTAAGTATGGGTTCTAATCTTGCGAAAGTTGTTAGTATTACACTCAAAGCTCCAACTGTAGTCAAACCAAACAAAGGATTAACTGTCAATTTTGCTTTGAAGACTGGAGATAATATCGGAGGGGCAATATATAATAAAAATGGTAATGTATATATAAATGGTACTAGGCGAAATATTTTGACTTATACTCCATCTAAAACTTTTTCTACAGTGATTGCAGGTAATAGCAAGAAAATTACTTCTAATTTAAATGGTGTAGCTACAAGAACTTATTCTGTAGGTGTAAAAAGTAAATCCAATATTGTTGTAAAAATTAGCTATTCTCAAGGTGGAAAAACATGGTCTGTAAGTAACTCTGTTAAAGTAAGTAGTACTGCTAAATCAACTATTAGGACTTCTGTTAGTAATAAATCAACAACTAATAAACCATCTACAAAGAACAATTCATCATCTACTACAATTAAAAGTGGAAATAACGTTAAAATTCCTTTTTTGAACCATGAAAATGCTCATTTAGCTAGTTTAATTAATTTAAGTAATTATAATGTTAATTCTAAAAAAATTAGCTATTGGAACCTTAAGAAGAATTCAAATGTAGTAACTGATTATTTTTATATGGTGAATAATAGTGGATGGTATAGGGGTACAAATAGTAGTGGTGTTTTGAAATGGACTACAAAATTATCAAAAGTTCCTACTACTCATGGAAATTGGCTAAGTATAACTAGAAAATCTAATGGAAGCTATTCTATAGGTAATGTTGTATCTAAGCACACAAAAGCTACTTCAGACAACAAACTCATGTATTTTGTATCTTCAAGAAAAACTAGTATTAATCATAAGTCTTTGACTCCATATATAAGATATACTTATGAACTTACTAATAAGAAGACAGGATCTAAAGTTTCATATCATTTTTATGAAAAGTCAGATTCTAGTATTTATTTACTTATTGATGATTCTTCTAAAAAATTGAAGGACTATGGCGATTATTTAGTAAATTCTAAAAAGGCACCTACAGATAATAAAGCTATTACATCTTTAACAAAAAGTATAATATCTGAAATTAGTGGTGAGTTAACGCCTACTAAAAAAGCTGAAGCTCTTTTTAACTGGGTTAAGAATAATATAAAATATCCTCCAAAGTCAAGATTTTATGAATGCACTAAAAAAATGGCTATTGGTACATTATCATCAAAAGAAGCAAATTGTGTTGATCAATCTAGTTTATTAATAAGTATGCTTCGTACTGCAAAAATTCCTTCAAAATATATTCACTATAAAAGTTGTACTTTTTCAAGTGGATCTGTATATGGGCATGTATGGGTGTCTGTATTTGTTGGAAATTGGGTGGAAAGTGACACAACAAGCAGCAGAAATTCATTTGGAAAAATTGTTAATTTTAGTAACAGAAAAACTAAACATGGTCCCCATATAATAATAGATATTTAA